CTTTATCAGGATGGATGATTTCTACTATAATGCCTTTGATGACTGAAAACAAAGACGGGTTTTTAGTAAAATTGGACCAGGCCCAAATCCCGGTTTCGGCAGAACCGTACATGGAGTAAATTTGCTGACAACCAAATGATTTTTGTAGCAACTTTTGTACGTTGGGTCTTAAAAATTCGCCCGCATAAAACAAATTTTCTATGTATAATTTTTTGTTATTTTCTTCTAAAAACTGCGCAAAACATAATAACTTTGAAGGTGTCCCCAGTATAAAATCAGGTTTGAAATAAGTCGCGGCCTGTTCCATATCTTCATAGGCTGCATGCGAACTCAATGCCAATGTGGTTGCCTGACATTTTTCTAAAATATCATCCATAATGGCGGCTGTACGGTACATATCTGAATAACCAAAAATATTAAGGGCTATTGTTTGAGAAGTAAAAAATTTATTTTTTGTAAGCTCTTCAGCCATTGCCAGTCGCTGATTGTGATTTTCCTGTATGTCAACCGGAAAAACCAAAGGATTCTGGGTACTTCCTCCTGAACGCACCAGATAGACTCCCGTTTTTTCTTCCTGAAGTTTAAACTTTGACTTTAAAATTGGTATTAATTCTTTTTTACTCATCATTGGAGCTTCTTCAGCAGAGTCATTTCCTTTATAAAATTCGATGTACAAAGGATTTTTTTTCGCTAATTCAAAATAATTCTGCAATACGGAATAGTCTATTTGTGGAGGAATACAATCTGAATACATAAGTTGTAGTTTATCGATTTCTTCTTTTGAAATAATAGTAGTTTTTGATTAAAATTTTAGAATGATTTAAGAGGAATAACGCTTTTTGCTGCCAGGAAGGCAATCGCTCCATTGCATGCTCCTGCCATCTTTGTGACAACATACCCATTAATTGTTGGTCGTATCGATTCGGACTTTTCTGATATCGCTTGATTGAAACCGGAATTTGTAGATCTTTCCAATTTTTATAACTAGTCCGGGACAAACTTCCTTCAATCTCTCTTACTTCAATACAGGTTGTATTCAGTAATCCAACCCGGGTTTCTTTTGTTTTGAGGATCCGATACCAAAAATCAATCCCTTCGTTTAAGGAAACATTGGTTTCGTAGCGGATTTCTCCCAATATTTTTTTGTGGATTACAACATTACTGCCAACTCCCATAATGAAATCCGGTGAACTAATCGTGTGCAAAACATCGGGAATTAAAAACAAATCATTGGAAAGAGAAATCAATTCTGCTTCAAAAGATGTAATTTTTGGCAGATAATATTCTGACGGAACCAACAGAATCCCCAGAATTAAAATGCCTATATTTTCCTGTTCCATTATTGAATTGACTTGACTTAAACAAGAAGGAGTATAACAGTCATCAGCGTCCAAAAAACTGATAAGATCTCCGCAGGCCAGTTCAATACCAATATTTCTGGCATTGCCCGGACCTTTATTTTCTCTCAATTCGATGATTTGAACTTTGGTCTGCAAAAATTGCGGGGCGAAAAATGATAATGAATCTTTGAGGTAAATCAGACTTTGATCAGTACTGCAATCATCTACAATAATAATTTGTGATGGCTTTTTTTCCTGAAAAGCCAGGGAACGGATTGTATCATAAATATACTTTTCCTTATTGTAAAGAGGAATAACAACCGTATGTTTCATAATTTTATTGCTCAAATATTGGATAAATCAAAGCCCTTCCCTGATGCACATTTACAACTGTTTCATCTGAACCGCGAAACAAACCTGAGCCGTAATTTTTATCTTCTTTACACAACAGCATACCTACTAAATGAATCTGACGATTATTTTCTTCATCATTAAATTCTTTCTGATCAACAAAATGCTGAATCAGGTATTTATCCCAATTTTCTCTAATAATGGCATTCCAATCTTCGGCTGAGCAGTCACTTTTTACATACGCACCTATTCCTCTTCCACCACTGTTTAATTTTAAAATCAAATTCTGTTCCCGATCAATGAATGCATCGCAACCGGAAGCATCAGTGATTACAAAACTGGGAATGAGATACTTTTTTAAAAAATCATAATCTTCTTCGCTTAAATAATCGCTCATAATCAGATCATCATACATTACCGCCAAAACCCTTTTATCATGAATTAAAATTAAAGTCCGGATGTCATTGAAATACGAATTTTGTTCGATTAGTTTGTCTACAACATCGGGGCTTATTTTTTTTAATTCCTCCCGATCCATTTCTAAGATAAATTGTGAAACTGGTTCCCCATTTAGATGTATTGAATCATTTAACAAAAGTAATTCCTGAGGTTTTGCAGAAATTAATTCGATTCCTAATCTGGCAAGTTCCTTTTGAAGGTAAAAAATCTCAGTTCCTTTTTCATCGTCATGAATCAGCGCTACTTTTCCGTAAGGAGCAAATTGATTTTGCAAATCATCAATAAGATTCACCAAATCGGTATTCCCGATATTTTCTTTAACTTCATAACCGTTTACCTGATTGTTTATCAGCTTTAAATAATAACTAATCATCCAGCCGTTTAGTGGATATCGCGCTCCTATTTCACAGATTTTTGCCTGATTGTTCGTGTCATATAAAAAATCAGGGCGATAAAAACCCTGATTATAATGTTGGTTATTACTTTTTTTCAGTAAAGTTTCCAGGTGATTGTCCAGCTGATAATATTTTCGAATACGGTCGTCTTCAAAATAATTAAGGACAATTGCTTTACAGGCGGCATTCAAAATAATGCACAAACGATCCATCTGTTTTTTATATGCTGAAGATACGGTTACCGAAGAATCAGCAATAAATGAACGGTTTAACTTAGTGTCATTTTGAAAATATTCAGAAAACAACTGATTCCATTTTTTCTGTTTTACTGCCTGGTTTTGCTGCATCAGAATGTCTGGCATCTTAGATTGAATTTCTGTTTCTTTCTTTGTAAGAATCATTGTCGAAATATATTAAAAACTAAGTGCTTCAACTTCCATAATGTCTTCCATTACGGCAGATTTTTTAGCTAAATATTCTTTAATTATTGGTTCTAAATCATAAGATTCAAGATCAATATTCATTGCCTTGGCATAATGAAAAATAGAATTGACTGCAAAGAAGAAGTGATTCTTTTCGGTTGGACCGCAATGAACGCTTATCCATGCCAGTGTTTTTTCACATTCTTCTTCTGAAAAATTATAGTCATTTACCAGCCATGATTGAAATTTTGGAAGTATGAACTCGACTTCTCCATGCGTATAAATTTCATGAATCAATGTTGTTAATAAAGCAATCATTATATCTTTATTTCGCAGTGAGTTTTGGTCTTTCCATGCTTTAAAATCGTAAGCGCTTTGTTTTAAATATTTACGTGAAAGCCAATCGTCATCTGTACAGATATTGGTTGCCATTGTATAAAACAATTGAGAGTGTAAAATCCTGCCAACAACTGCTAAGTCTTCATCGACAATTCGGTTTAAACTTGTAATGGAATGCAGTAATGCTTTTTCATCTGCAATGGGTTGATTTTTATGAACCAGCATTGTCATACGGTTACTGATTCCTGCAACTGTCATAGCACTGTTATTGGTTTGGCTCCAGCTATGAAAAAAGTGTTGTAATCGGTCTTTATCCTGTACTTTGGATGTCAATTGGTTAAAACTTTTTTCAATTTTTGAAAATGATTCTTCCTGAACCGGTAAGAATTTTAGTAATTGATCTTTTAAATAGGATTCTTCCATTTCTTTAAGAACCGGAAGAATAATTGAACTTAGATTAGCCATGATTATTTTGCTTTAAATTGGTTACTGATTTTAGTTTTTATTATTTATTAAAAATGTTTTTTAGTAAACCTACTTTATAAGAATTTACCATAAATACAAAATGTCATCAGCCTATTACTATTTAGGTATGAAGCAATTAATTTATGTAATAAAAAACCGCATGATCAGCTATTTTTCAGTGTGAAGAATTAAAACTGAGTCCAGGGAAATATTTTACAAAGAGCGGTAGTATTTAATTTTCCTGACCACATCAATATCTTTAAAATGGTATTGCTCTAACCAATCTGCCTGATCAAAAAACAGGCAGCGGGACTCTGCAATTACAATAATGGGTTTGCTTAATGAAATTTTATATAGTGTATTCAGTAATTCAGCGTATTGAAAATCAAAAAGTGGATTGTAGAGA
The Flavobacterium flavigenum genome window above contains:
- a CDS encoding glycosyltransferase family 2 protein, with amino-acid sequence MKHTVVIPLYNKEKYIYDTIRSLAFQEKKPSQIIIVDDCSTDQSLIYLKDSLSFFAPQFLQTKVQIIELRENKGPGNARNIGIELACGDLISFLDADDCYTPSCLSQVNSIMEQENIGILILGILLVPSEYYLPKITSFEAELISLSNDLFLIPDVLHTISSPDFIMGVGSNVVIHKKILGEIRYETNVSLNEGIDFWYRILKTKETRVGLLNTTCIEVREIEGSLSRTSYKNWKDLQIPVSIKRYQKSPNRYDQQLMGMLSQRWQEHAMERLPSWQQKALFLLNHSKILIKNYYYFKRRNR